GTCTGTTTGAATGAAATTATCTGTCTAGACAGCTGCTTAGtccagaagaaatttttttagCACTTCAAAAGTGAAGACTAAAGAAGTAATCTAGCTTGgtagaaataatgaaaaatagctACTAACAGAGCAATGGAATCAGTTAATTAAGGGTCCTCAGACATACAGGTTCtgaatctctttcttttttcctccagtggTCTATCAAGATTCACAATGGCAGCAACGAAGCCCTCACACAATATAAAATCAATATCACTTCAATTGCACCTCTTTTGGAAAAATTAGCAAAAAGTAGTGATGTTTACTGGGTCTTACAAGGTAAAGTAATGAACAGTAGGTAACAATTTGTACTGTCACTGTCTGTTGAGTCATTATCTTGTAGAATATGGAAAACTTAGTCCATACTGCATACTTGCAGAGTAAAAATGGTGTTGGTTGGATTCCAATCTGGCCTTTCTTCCAGCCTTAACTAGCTGGTACCTAACTAGCTGTTACTAGGGATGGAGACTTTAAAGCTCTCTCAGAAGAATCTTTTGCCTTCTGAACTCTTAATTTTTTGTTAGCTTACTCTCAGACTTGATATGCCAGGTCTGTTCTCCCTGTGCTGTGCTCCATACGTGCCTCCTGGGAGTGAAGAACACAAGTGCATTCCTGCCACAAACATTCCTGCGTTTGTGTTCTATTAAAATTTCAGATTAAGTATATAATAGGAGAGGTTCAACAAGTGCACCCTCTGCGTGTCTCTGGAATGAATAGACATACTCAATATAGAGAATTCAAGTCTCTAGAATGAAACTTCTGTACTGAGCACTGATAAGTTAAGGTTAGGAGCCAGAAATCGTGGTTCACAATGAGTCTGTGAGATTTTTATTATGGCACCAAGCTTAcactcttttgcttttcttcaatAAAACTAAAGTATGTCCCTGACACTGAACAATGAGCTCATAGGTAGAGCGTGCTCCTGGTTTATCTGCCATAGAACATAGCATTTTAGATTATCATCACCTCAGTTAGAAACACAGATTTTGACCCCTGATAGGAATATAGCCAGCTGTACCCTTACAGTCACATCCAAGTTCCTGTCAAAGATCAACAGATTAATCTTCTTGCATTCCTTTCAAAACTATGTTTATCTATAACAGAAGCAATTAGCTGTCAGACATGTCCCAGCATTCTGTTAATAAAGATCCCATCCATTTAAGTCATCTCTTAGTTCTTTAATGGAACAAATAAGAGGAGAAGCAGTCTGGACACATAGAGTTGTCTAGTCATTGATTGTTCAAAAGTAGGTGTGAAGTAGCTAAAGTAAATCAATTTACAGCTCGTAGAGTGTTTCACCAGAATTATGAACATCAGCAGCTTTTCACAGCAATTTATTGATCTCCAGCTGACCTTTTGATCAGGAACCACTTATAGCTTTGTGTTAAGCCCTGCATAATTTCTGAAGCCTGTAGGCAATTAAGTAGTGTTCCATTCTTCTGAAAAACTGAGATTCTGCCATCAGTTAAACTAGAATCAACAGCAGCAAGTGTAATATGCTTATGGACTATGACTTAGAGAAATgagaagctgtttttttctgcagtaacTAGAGggtttgagatatttttttttcccatgtgcctATTCTGCTGCCTGTCTTCTGTCCTCTTGGTCTTAGAGTCTTTCCTTGGAGAGGTTCCGTTACTGAGAGAAGGCATAAACTGCTCTGCACTCCAGCATTATATGCTTTTCCTGGGTTTAGGGAAATTAAACAGCAGGAAATTAAAAAGGCCAAAGCTTTCTAATCTATTAAGTACATATGCATGACTAGGGAATGGTGATAAGAACATTTCATCATAAACAACTCTAGTTACTAATGTGGTTACTGTAACAGTCACTCATTCCTCCTTGTACATATTTTCTGTACCATTAAACAATTGTGGCTACCTAAATGAAAGTAGCTTGTGCAACTTGAGCTAAGCAAATATATTTGTCAGGTAGAAGATTAATGTGCTCGCTCTTTGTCCTTTCAATTTCAGATCCTGTTTATGAAGATATGCTGAGTGAAAGTCGGAAAATGATCACTAATGAGAAAATAGATGCTTATAATGAAGCAGCTGTTCGTATTCTAAACAGCAGCTCCCGAAATTCCAAAGCTAAAGTTAAAGTGTTCAGTGTATCAAAATTGATAGCACAAGAAACTATCATGAAGTCGGCAGATGGCCTGCATCTCCCTGAATCAAGCAGAGATACAGTAAGTGTTTTTATCACTGGTCAACATTAAAAACTAATAATAGTAAAAGAAGATTTTAAGTGAACATTCTGAAATGGCAGACAATATGAATGTAATGAGGACCTGCACATTCTTCAGGAAATTTTGTTCAGAAGATTCCCAATAGGTGGGAGGGCAGTCAGTTATAGAATGTTAAAAAAACATAATAGCAAACACATTAGTGTGTAGCTATTTTAAACTGGCCATTAGTCCGCTAGATTTTTTAGATCCTGAGTGCAAACTTCATGCCTTCATATGCATGGTGTTAGGGTGATAATGATTTGTAAAGCAATGCTAAGAAATAAGTCTTAAATTTTCCCCTATGTGCCCATATAATTTTGTTTAGTAAGGAGTAtgaaaaggataagaaaaaaacacaatatACAACTTCCTGGTTGCATGGAGTGCCACTGACTTTATTTCTTACTTTATCTTCAACCTACttatacatatatgcatgcaGTGAGCTCCTCTGGGCTTTGTCAGTCTGCTCTTCTTGTGAAAAGAGTTCACCCTGCATGTCAGTTTTAGTTCCACTTCTTTGCAGGTTTCAGTTGCTTTTAACTACTGGATGAACTAAATGTCATCTCACCGCAGGCTTCGGTCTTGTTGTCATGTTTTAGAGACTTTGATTGCCGTGCCCCTTTAGGACCCAAGTTTGTGAGCCGTTTTTCCTTTAGAGTCTGTTTAGCTCTTTCTAGCTCCTTTTACAGTCGGTAGATAGAACCCTTCTGTTACAaggattaggattaggttttTTTGCTTACCTCAAGAAGCTCAAGATTTTCCTGTTTGGAAGAGATGTTTTGACTGTACTGTTGAATGCAACTAGGTATATGGGGGCACTGGGAAATTTTATCTGTGTAATGATAAGGGAGAATTGCATGTTTTATGTCAATACATGATCTAGAAGAAAATTTCTTACAATGAAAATGTTAGCTTTTTTATTAGAGATTAATTGACAAAACTGCTTATTTCTTTGACAGAATGCGATGATTCTTATGAACGTCTACTGCAATAAGATAATGAAGCCCATTGATGGCTCCTGCTGCCAGCCTCAGCCTCCTCTCACTCTGATACAGAAGTtagctttctgtttctttactttGTCCATTATTGGATATTTAATTATCAATTTAATTAATCGGAATAATTATCGGAAGAACAAATCATGCACTGATTTGGAAAGTGGAGAGGAGAAGAAACCTGCCATCAGCACTCCTAATGTTTCTACTTTAGAGATGCTCTTACACTCCTTCTGCAAACTTGGTCTAATCATGACCTATTTTTATCTGTGTGACAGAGCAAATCTtttcatgaaggaaaataaattttatacacATTCATCTTTCTTCATACCAATCGTCTATATCTTGGTTTTGGGGGTATTTTATACCGAAAATACCAAAGAGGTAATGATCATGTTGACATCTGGCTTATAACGTTATTTCCCAGTTTGAGTGTAAATAACTAATTGCTAAATATTGGTAGTTAAGTTTTCAAAGCCAGTATAACTCATCTGCAAAAAACACGCTCACAAGCAGTATAACATTTGCATGGTATTAGATGCAAAAGCTTTTTGAAACATACGGGTACGAGCACTTTGAGCCGCTGTCACTCAATCAAATTGGAAATGAGCATAGCTTGGATACAAGAGAGTAGATCGCATCAAAATCTGGTAGACCTGTGTCTGCTAGACAGAAGGCTTTTATAATTGAGACCTATTTACCCATAAAGTAGTTCATTGTCTTGaactttttctcctcattttgtaGATGTTCGTTGTACTTTTTGGAATAGCAAcactcttgttttgttttgcattagaCTAAAGTGTTAAATAGAGAACAGACTGATGAATGGAAGGGCTGGATGCAACTTGTTATTTTGATTTACCATATCTCTGGAGCAAGCACTGTAAGtgatttgcattatttttttttaagtgggaaaCCAATTTAGGTATGTTACTTCAAAAGAAAGATAGTGCAAATGTGTATTAGAATTGGAGAGAATGAATAATTAATGCTTTTGTTCCTGTAGTTTTAAAAATGGTATTAGCAGAATGTTTTTCTCTCTATTTAAGTGTAGATTTCAAGATGTCAAGAGAATTTTATGCATTACTTAACCAGTGAAAAAGTATACTTGTTTCTTCCATGTAGAATattatgttaatttatttttaattgctagcaACACTTCTTTTTTATGTTCTGAACTTGAAACTGCTGAAGGTAAGCTTTGAAAGAGCCCTTCTTAAGTCTCTCTTAACTGGTAATAGTGTGTAGAAAGTGTAAAGCAATGAGTAGGAGACATTCATTTTAAGATCAGAGAGGTTAGAGCACCAAAAGAGCTGAGGAAGAAACAGGGAAATGTACCATAATGCTGCTTTTCTTAGTTAAACCTGATTTACTGCAACGCAGAAAAAGCCTAAAATaagtgggaaaaaagaaaagtcaaaagcGTTTATGTGGCTACTtacaaaaggtattttatttttctcaacagTTTTTGCCTGTGTACATGCACATTCGAGTTCTGGTTGCTGCGTATCTGTTCCAAACAGGTTATGGGCACTTCTCATATTTTTGGTTAAAAGGGGACTTCGGTGTATACAGAGTGTGTCAGGTAAGAATATCTACTTActgtttttataaagaaatttgtTCAAATAACAAACATCCATAATATGTCTGTACTTCCTAAATAGTGGGATATCAGATTACTTAATCAAGGTTTGCACATTAAAAATGGCTATTGTTTGTGTGTAATCTGACCTGTCTAATCAGTAGTGTTTATCTAATACAAACATAGAGCATATAAATGATACTTACaatgtaaaaaatataattatgtaggttttaaaatatcaagacaaatattttccaatataTAGTAATGGAGTTTTTACTGCAGTAGCAATTTGCAATATATAGGAATATATAAGTAATGATCCAGGCAGGCTTCCAAAGGCAGTGTATTGGAACCTACATTTGTTaataaagaaaactaatttttgcACTATAATGATACTGGAGAACATACCTATTTTGGTGATTGCCTTCCCAGGTTTTGCAGTGTGTGCACTGTAGCggtttaaaaatttttaaaaaatatatcttttattGCGTTAGGTGTTATATTGTCATATAACTCAGGTCATTGTGCTTATTAAACATATGTCTGCAGCCTAACTGCAGCACTGGTAACGACATCACCCTAGCTTTAAGTGAGCTAGCCCAGGTGGCTATGGGAGTGAAAGGAGAGGCATGAACAGCATCCCGCAACTGGAATACTCCCCCCAGCCTGGGGGAAAGTCAGTTCTGTTTTACCCTGTTTTCACTGCTATCTGTACCCAAGTAGGGCAGCATAGGACAGGTCCAGTACTACATAACCAGCCTGCAGCCTTGTATTGCGCCATTGATGTTCCTTGAGATACTTACCCGTGTTGCAACTGAAATATATAATCACCATGTGAGATGTAAAATACGTCGATATTTTCATAGAGTGCTGAAGAAACATGTCGCCCATCTCTCTCAGCTTTGCCTCCCAGTTTATATTCTCTTTCTTGCCTCCTCTGACGCCCTCCAGGTTTTATTTCGTCTCAATTTCTTGGTTGTGGTACTGTGCGTAGTGATGGACCGACCTTACCAGTTCTACTACTTTGTGCCATTAGTCACTGTCTGGTTTATGATCATTTATGCCACATTAGCTGTATGGCCTCAGATTgtccagaagaaagcaaatggTAAGGTTTTTTATTCCTGCTAGAAAACATTTGCATGTTACTACCATGATAACCATACAGAAAATGGTATTGTTAGTAATCTCAGTCTCTTTGTAACATAATCAAAATATGCTAAACAGCTGTTCACAGAAATACAGCTTGTCATAGATGAATTATATGTCAGCTGA
The DNA window shown above is from Strix aluco isolate bStrAlu1 chromosome 1, bStrAlu1.hap1, whole genome shotgun sequence and carries:
- the CASD1 gene encoding N-acetylneuraminate (7)9-O-acetyltransferase isoform X3, yielding MRQRIKSWTEGSVAKPHIIVAGAATWSIKIHNGSNEALTQYKINITSIAPLLEKLAKSSDVYWVLQDPVYEDMLSESRKMITNEKIDAYNEAAVRILNSSSRNSKAKVKVFSVSKLIAQETIMKSADGLHLPESSRDTNAMILMNVYCNKIMKPIDGSCCQPQPPLTLIQKLAFCFFTLSIIGYLIINLINRNNYRKNKSCTDLESGEEKKPAISTPNVSTLEMLLHSFCKLGLIMTYFYLCDRANLFMKENKFYTHSSFFIPIVYILVLGVFYTENTKETKVLNREQTDEWKGWMQLVILIYHISGASTFLPVYMHIRVLVAAYLFQTGYGHFSYFWLKGDFGVYRVCQVLFRLNFLVVVLCVVMDRPYQFYYFVPLVTVWFMIIYATLAVWPQIVQKKANGNCLWHFGLLLKLICLLTCIYFLSYSQGAFEKIFSFWPLSKCFELNGNVYEWWFRWKLDRYVVFHGMLFAFIYLALQKRQMISEGKGDPLFSSRVSNVLLFISIASFLTYSIWASSCKNKTECNELHPSVSVVQILAFILIRNIPGYVRSVYSSFFAWFGKISLELFICQYHIWLAADTKGILVLIPGYPMFNVLVSTFIFVCVAHEISQITNDLAQIVVPKDNSALLKRLLCIAGFFSGLLLFSAMQDQSRH